The Pieris napi chromosome 21, ilPieNapi1.2, whole genome shotgun sequence genome contains a region encoding:
- the LOC125060441 gene encoding uncharacterized protein LOC125060441: MKRASIILSRGRRICDLLNNSNIQNNNSDTPIEKDNISLNEIELNSYSDSNLLNKNESPLPISFNESDINELANIIDADIFDNNLEVASDSDTANLETSHPSPSCGTNHLDYDCDNDFCPYYIQKENLSTFDILPVPSPGYLSSCSTYTTINNYSPLSDISNNSPSTSDRRRQLRKDKGNIRKRHFNEWIDTKRKNLRNMGKEYMSRNGKIQAKRKMGPPCQCRKKCFDKLSEGKRQKIFKSFWNLGNREKQWMFIASLVKKQNKRRVYTDTTSRRKYTLKYSLPVDHGEDNYVDVCKKHFLSTISVSDQVINKALEKMATTTGVLIPDQRGKHSNHPVKKTESVITSVCDHIKSLQPVESHFTRQRSNKLYLDGDLNFHKLFEMYNEWLQSNIYEEKAKSERLYRDIVNENFKLSFHIPKKDQCDQCHIFRNIKGPTELQVIDHEIHVTNKKLS; this comes from the exons atgaaacgtgcaagtattatattatcaagAGGGCGTCGAATATGTGATTTGCTCAATAATtcgaatatacaaaataacaacTCCGATACACCCATTGAAAAGgacaatatttcattaaatgaaATAGAATTAAACAGTTACTCTGATTCAAACCTACTAAATAAGAATG AGTCTCCATTACCAATAAGCTTTAATGAGTCGGATATTAATGAGCTAGCAAACATAATTGATGCagatatatttgataataacCTAGAAGTTGCTTCCGATTCTGATACTGCAAATCTCGAAACATCGCACCCTTCACCTTCTTGTGGTACCAACCACTTGGACTACGACTGTGATAATGATTTCTGCccttattatatacaaaaggaAAACTTATCAACTTTTGATATTTTGCCCGTACCCTCACCAGGTTATCTGTCTAGCTGCTCAACGTATAcaacaataaacaattatagtcCGCTGTCAGATATTTCGAATAATAGTCCTAGCACAAGCGATCGCCGTCGTCAACTAAGGAAAGATAAAggtaatataagaaaaagacATTTTAATGAATGGATAGACACTAAGAGAAAGAATTTACGTAATATGGGAAAAGAGTACATGTCAAGAAATGGTAAAATTCAAGCAAAGAGAAAGATGGGGCCGCCATGTCAATGCCGCAAGAAgtgttttgataaattaagtGAAGGAAAAAGACAGAAGATATTTAAGAGTTTTTGGAATTTGGGCAATCGAGAAAAACAATGGATGTTTATAGCCAGCTTAgtaaaaaagcaaaataaacGCAGGGTCTACACAGATACCACTTCAAGACGAAAGTACACGTTAAAGTACTCATTGCCAGTAGATCATGGTGAAGATAATTATGTGGATGTATgcaaaaaacatttcttaagcACTATTTCCGTCAGTGATCAGGTTATTAATAAGGCCCTAGAAAAGATGGCTACGACTACTGGAGTATTAATTCCAGATCAAAGAGGAAAACACTCAAACCACCCTGTAAAAAAGACAGAGTCTGTTATAACCAGTGTGTGTGACCATATCAAGAGTTTGCAGCCAGTTGAGTCACATTTTACTAGGCAAAGGtcaaataagttatatttggatggagatttaaattttcataaattatttgaaatgtatAATGAGTGGCttcaatctaatatatatgaaGAGAAAGCTAAATCCGAACGTCTATATCGAGACATTGTAAATGAAAACTTTAAGCTCAGTTTTCATATTCCTAAGAAAGATCAGTGCGATCAGTGTCACATCTTCAGGAATATTAAAGGTCCAACAGAACTGCAAGTCATCGATCATGAAATTCACGTCACTAACAAGAAGTTATCCTGA